The Paramormyrops kingsleyae isolate MSU_618 chromosome 23, PKINGS_0.4, whole genome shotgun sequence sequence CCTGCCCCTGCAGACAAACTCAAAGTGCGGATTAGCCTGTGAACGCCGGTATCTCAGTGAACATGCACACGGGCCGGCGAGCAGCCCCGCGCCCCAGGCGCTGAAATTAAGCGCGCACACTCTCCCGGACTTCTGCCACCGCTCCCCCACCCATTCCGCCTCCTCCTCATCACCGTGTGACGATAACTATACAAACGAGCTCTGTGCCGCAGATAGACAAACGATTATAGCCGCAGCAACCCAGGAGCTCATTACCGTTATTTAAGCAGTAAGCCTACTTCAGATTGGCAACAATTTTCACCTAGACGGAAGATCACTGTGCAGCGAGTAGACCTGCACTTGAAAACACACAACCTCGTGATGAATGTGAGCCTCGGGGGTGGAGGGTGGAtcattataaaaaatatataaacggTGCCTTTAAATCACGTTTCACAGATCTGTTGCTAACCGTGAGTTACAATATCAAACTGCTTAATTCTATTAGAGAATGAGAAGAGTTATACCCACAGCCATGTTTTATTACTCATTTTCTGCGGGCAAAGAAGCCTCCCAGGTTTGCCTTACGAGACTCAGATGCAGTGGCAGATGTAGAGGTATTttgtgaatatttaaaaaatgattttggAGGTTTGTATATTTCTCAAAAAATCCCACAAAAAAGTCACAGGCACTCATATACACAGAATGGTACAACagacacagaaaaaaacatcttaATATGTTTATTACACCACAGATAGATTTTTTTATGCATAGAATGCTCTTCAAACATATATAGATATTGATACAAATTATACATTTAATAGATTGCTTTTGcacccacccatccacccatccatccatccatccacaaacCGCTTCTCCTATGCTGTGGGTTGCAGTTTTGGACTGCAGCACAGAGACAAAGACTGGGGAATCCGCTGCACGAGATGGAAGTTCACTGCAGggtgcacgcacgcacacacacacacacacacacacacacaattagaCTACTTTtattatatagatatatatatttctgtacAAGAAAATGAGGCTGAGCAGCGCTTAATGGAAGAATTACACTAAAGTGAAACAAAAGCTTGTTGTGGTTGGTGTGAAGACACAGGGCTCTGAAATCTCAGGTCATGGTCTTGATAGAGCACCAAaagattaaaaaatgaaaacttggCTGAGAAATTTTGACAAGGTGATATTAGGGTTTAAAGCATTTGGGGACATCTACTAGAGAAGCCCCCTTTAACAGTCGGTGTGACTTTAAGGACGTCTAACAGAGCTCAGTACTTTGAAGGCTCCCGTTTATCCACTTCCACCGCTGTTACACAAAGTATGTGACCCTCCTCAGAGCTAGTTGGAGATCCTGCCCCTTCCTCTGCTTTACGATTGGCTGACGGTGGCGGTGGTGGGCATGGCCATGCCTGCGCCCATCCTCAGCAGCTCCTTTCTGTGTGTGAGGATAACGTCGAAGCTGGACTGCAGGCGGTCCTGCTGCTCCTGCACCCGGCCCTGCAGGGAGCGGACCCAGCGGATCAGCGCCAGGCGCCGGTACATGGTCAGCTGCACCTGGTGTCTCTCCATCTCCTGGGCCTTGAACCTCTCCTGGTCCCGAAGGGTCCACATGGCCTCCATCAGCTCGTGCAGTTCGGGACAGGTGTCTGTGTCAGAATCCGAGGAGCCTCCCTCGCTCTGGGGGTTCTTCATTTCCATGATGCTCTGGCCATCTCCAACCCTGCCCTGTAAACTTGTCACACTGCCCCCTTCTGGTGGCTCCTGCCCCCGTCCCCCCCCTGGGGGGACACCTCTCCAGCCGGACTCAGGCCTGCCTGATCCATCCTTACCCATCATGTTCAGcgagctgctgctgctactgctGGAGCGGTAGCTGAACTCAAATTCTGAGTCACTCTCCTCCCagtcctcctcttcttcctcctcttcacCCTCCTCTTTGCTGTCCTCcacttcttcctcctcctttaAATTTCCCTCCTCCTCCATCTTGCCCTCCGCGCCTTCCGGGGGCACACGGCCACAGGCCTCTTCTGCGACCTCGATTTCAGGCAGGGGCTCCAGCGGGCTCCAGGAAGGCAGGCGGGAGAGCGGAGACATGGGCCCAAAATGCGCAGACTGGAGGAGCGGCTCACGCCCCTGCAGGTTCTGCAGACGCAGACGCAGCTGGTTGCGGTTTTCGTCCCCAGTGAGCAGTTCATCCTCATGCCCCAGGAAATTAAAGTTGCTATCTTTCTCAAATTTCTCTGGGTGCTGGCCATTGCCATGAAGACGAAGAGACgacccaccccctgcccctTGACCTCCAAGGACAGAGTTCAGAGGGCAGCCATGTTGAACTTCCAACACGTTTTTGCTATAATAAGACTCTGTGGTACTGTTGAAGAGAAACCAAGACAGAAGtgaaaaacagtaaaataatattaataaaaaagttTGATCTGTAAAGTACAGTATATTATTTGTAGGTTGACTTTAGGTCCTATTTGATCAAAAATGTTTCAGTTTATAATATATTACTCAGTGAAAAAACAATCACCAACTGAAGCGAAAACCGAAAGCCAGGGGCCATTTTTACACATTATTTGACTCTAACCTGAGTCGAGTTTAATAGTTTTATGTTGTTTCCATGCGTTTTAGTCAACAGCCGCAGTGGCGTTACGTCAGAGCAGCCAGCGCGTGAGCAGACGCCGCGGAGATCCCGGGAAGCGCCGTCGCGCCCATTGGCGCGCACTCCCCCGGTGCTGAAGGACAGCGGCACGCGCCACCGGCCAGACGGGCGCGCCCGTCCTTCACGCCGTCATTCAAACGAGCGCAAAATGCAAAACCGATCGCCGTACTTTGGCATGTTAGCTGATGCGTTGAAGGATAACGAAACGCCGTACGGCGTGTAGGAGGTTTTAATACGTTGAATCATTACGGCTGTAGCGAATTTGCAAACGGTCGAACTGCGTCTCAGTGATGTCGGTTCATATGATACTTTCTGATACATCCGTTCCTCGGAGTTGCTACGTGTCTTCGATAAGGCCCAACGCAATTTATTCAAAATAGCAGAAagcaaaaaatgtacatttggaATACCAATGATGATCTAATGTGATTATACTCTCGTTTCTCATGCCCAGCTTGAGAAAGAATTGCTACATCCTCAGCACAAGCAAACTAAAAAAAAGAGAACATATGTATAACATGGAGCGACCTGATTTTTCCGAGAACTCGTTACATAATAAGTAAGAGGTACTCTCAATCTCACCCCATATCACACCTCTTCTCGCTGGACCAAAATGCCACGATGCACCACACATAGCCAAGCGGAGAGTAAGCATTCGCATTGCTTTATATCCTGATTATATAATTCACCGATACCCGAAAACAGGGTCTATCATCTTACCTCATCTTAATTTCTTAAGGTTCTTGTAAAAAAAGAGACAGCGGCCTCCCTGTTTCTCTCCTCCTCCGACAAACCCAGCTCGGCGATGTTTATCTTGCTACGGAcctccctcctctctctcccccgtGTGATTCACTTCCTAATCTGGGAGAGGACCACCGGACGGGAAGCGAGCTGTGCGGCAGCCCCGGCCGCGCTAACGATAAGCGCAGCAAATAGCGGCCGACAACAAGCGGTCCGCCCTTATCTCAGCTCCGTAGTGCAGCCGACGCCCGCATTCCTTTGCAGTTTTCTTTTTAGCCGACTTTGTGGCGATTTAACAGCTttgattttacaaaaaaaaatgtaaggtTCATCACTTCCCGTCTGTAAATCTTAGCTGTGCAAATACAGCATTTCTGTAGATGAATTGTGAAACCCAGTTGTGTATAACAGTAGGGTTTATCTGTGAGACTTATTATTTGCAAAAGGTTGCTTTTTCCTTCAAtcttcatttgaatttcaactTGCCATTTTTCTGTCTTACTGGGTGTTTATCGTACGTGTCTATTTGTGTCTCGTGGGAACAGGGGGGTTGGGGTGACATCAGACAAACTGCAGACAAAAGTACGCCATCCCCCCCCTTCTAAAATCCCATGACAAGCCACCGCTGCTGGCTAAACCGCAACACGCTCTCCAGCCCCTCTCCTCACTTCACTCCCAACAACATAGTAATTCAAATGCCGTACCCCGAAGCTGTCCCCGACACACCTCCCTTCCCCCCGCAGTTCAACAGCAGCCTGTACACATGAAAAATACATCAAACACGGTGCTCGCCGGGGGCTCCATCACATGCAAAATCATCTCCATCTACCAAAGCTGAAAGGGAGTGGGTGCAGAGAAACGAGGACAGCGGCAACACATATGATAGTTGGAGGTCAGACGGATAGAAAATGTGACTATAGAAAGGACACCAGATATAGACAAGGCTGAAAGATGGCGACTTACAAGAATTTAAGCATGACAATACTAATGATTATTGGGGTTCGGGCCTGGCTGGTTTTGAGAAGTGCACTCCATCGCaagtgtgtgtgactgcagtCCGTCTTCAGCTCCATTACACCCGAAACCTCACACTGacagaatgttccagaaacGGTATGCATGGGCATTGTATCTACCTTTCACAAAATGGACATAGCGTTTGTCACATAAGCCCAGGGCTGGTAGCATGTGGATTTTTCCAGCAAGCTTTAAACTTAACAATTGCAAAGTTTCATAAAGTAAATATTTGCTTGTGCAGAAAAAGTTAAGAAGCATATTATATAACATACATTAGTTACAACTGGATTTAGGATACTTTAGTTATAGGCAAAATGTTGGTGGACTGATCTATTGACCTTGGATTTTAGGGAACTGTTTATACAGTCACGGGTATGAGAACAGTACGTGTCATTTTCCCTAAAATCCAAACAACTTAAAATATCTCATGAATGGTAAGTTAGATAGCATTGAAGCAGTTAACGAATTTAAATTCCAATAAGTTCACACTACTTCGGGGCAGCCCTGCTGTTGGATAAGCTCGTAATGCCAGGCATAACATATGAAGTTTTGAAAGCAACTACAGCAGGAGGCTCTGGTGAGCTTCTGCAAGCCAGTAGTTGTTTACATACTTGGCAGATACAAACTGCAGCAGTTTCCAAGTACTTCATTCAGGGGTACAGGAGGACCCCTCCTGGACCTCAAGCTAGCAGCCAAAAATTAAGGGGTAAATATACTGCAGTGTAGTGTTTGAAACAAGCCCCCTGTGTGCAcacactccctctctctctcacacactctgCAGGATGATTGGTCAACGAGGGACACAAACTCAGAAGCAATCATACTTAAACACTTTTTAATTTACATCTTAAAAGGGAATCAATAAAAAGACACACCGATACCTTGTATTTACATAATTATAGGCCGAGTTTGTGCATTACACAATAAGCACTGGTGACCCAGCTGAGGTTGGGGAATAACGTACACAGGAGGGAGGCCTGTAGAAAGATTAGCATCGCCGAGGTGGGACACCGTGGCCCTGGAGCTCCTCTCAGCGCTCCAGGTAGCTGAAGATGCTCTTGGGAAGCCCCGAAGGAGGCTGCATGGGTCCCAGGCACGGCCGCTTGGCTGCGGGAGCCAAAGACTCTGCTTGGCTTCTCTTCGTCACCTGCCCAGTAGGAGACTGGCGTTAACCATGGTTTAAGGATTAACAATACAATATTCAGAAAGACCCATTTATTAAGAAAATGTACCATTACCTCTGTAATCAACAGCACAGCATAAGACACCACTTCACAAAAATCATCAAAATCAAAATTTTCACCCAAATTCAAATTACATGTACTGATGCTGTTCTCTAGCAAagctgaaaatgtgttttatatgCAACGTGCCACAGCATTTTCACAGCACACAGAAGCCTTGTGACCAGACCCAAGCACAGCAAGGCTGAACAGTGCCCTCCTAGACAGAAATTGTGAATCCCCAGTTTGATTGTTTCAATGCCACAATATAGGCTCTGGCTCCACCTACTGGAATGAACGAGTAGTGCAGCTTCTGCTGGCAAGGTTTGCAGTTGATTAATCAAAAGGAAAGCTCCACCTAAAAGGTTACATCACCACATTTCCTAAAGAAATCCACACACGTTTAAGGGCACATGCACATTCCAGCAAATCAGATCTTCTCTATTTTGTGCTGCATGTCTTTGCAGCCAAAGCATAATTTGCCTGCAAATCTACAGCATTTTGAGATCCATTTCCACACATTACATAAAACCAGCACCCAATCTCTTTCTAATGCCAATTCCCTATGAAATTTTCATAAATCTGTGTgaaaatgtcaagttacaagCAACTagacacaccacacacatacacacaccccgCAAGCAGCATGATAAAGGTAAACATACACAAGCACAATTAGATTTCAGTAGGAACGATGA is a genomic window containing:
- the LOC111854217 gene encoding uncharacterized protein isoform X1, with the translated sequence MSTTESYYSKNVLEVQHGCPLNSVLGGQGAGGGSSLRLHGNGQHPEKFEKDSNFNFLGHEDELLTGDENRNQLRLRLQNLQGREPLLQSAHFGPMSPLSRLPSWSPLEPLPEIEVAEEACGRVPPEGAEGKMEEEGNLKEEEEVEDSKEEGEEEEEEEDWEESDSEFEFSYRSSSSSSSSLNMMGKDGSGRPESGWRGVPPGGGRGQEPPEGGSVTSLQGRVGDGQSIMEMKNPQSEGGSSDSDTDTCPELHELMEAMWTLRDQERFKAQEMERHQVQLTMYRRLALIRWVRSLQGRVQEQQDRLQSSFDVILTHRKELLRMGAGMAMPTTATVSQS
- the LOC111854217 gene encoding uncharacterized protein isoform X2, producing MGTTESYYSKNVLEVQHGCPLNSVLGGQGAGGGSSLRLHGNGQHPEKFEKDSNFNFLGHEDELLTGDENRNQLRLRLQNLQGREPLLQSAHFGPMSPLSRLPSWSPLEPLPEIEVAEEACGRVPPEGAEGKMEEEGNLKEEEEVEDSKEEGEEEEEEEDWEESDSEFEFSYRSSSSSSSSLNMMGKDGSGRPESGWRGVPPGGGRGQEPPEGGSVTSLQGRVGDGQSIMEMKNPQSEGGSSDSDTDTCPELHELMEAMWTLRDQERFKAQEMERHQVQLTMYRRLALIRWVRSLQGRVQEQQDRLQSSFDVILTHRKELLRMGAGMAMPTTATVSQS